One Hevea brasiliensis isolate MT/VB/25A 57/8 chromosome 5, ASM3005281v1, whole genome shotgun sequence genomic region harbors:
- the LOC110662676 gene encoding uncharacterized protein LOC110662676 isoform X1, with protein MFRLHKTRPAKSGERFDFKFYQFKALQVPKGWDKLFVSIISVETGKTIAKSSKAAVRNGTCQWTETVSESIWVSQDGQPSNELEDCPYKLVVAMGSARSGILGETVVNMATYMSSSDSVQLSFPLKKCNHGTVLQLKIQCLTPRINLRDDESKETNSNKEDRTAESQDAEIKSEESDNTFAKSARSCSSRDLGSITHQEDHEIKGGGGGGLQDTSLSSSGSHHSYNSAESSMGRGGFSPSNNMSVDEHNLIARQDSTSSQNSVPPGSSNADNASQSDNSSFNSRITHSENLSQDDLQELVAPSMKISGSSKSLLEAAEDTIENLHTEAKMWERNARKLMLDLEILRKEYSEQSSNQVNLEIELSAACTEREGLQKEVEKLKLLLEKSTVKSAALEDSTLQDRGATHVLKELENEIKFQKESNANLTLQLNRSQESNVELVSVLQELEETIEKQKAEIEKLSTIQSKFSDMENSIQVNVQKNQDLVFQVQQLQESEKNLQDKVQELEMALEGKTQNSDNGSSNHLTLLDIETEYKSKLSAKEKEIISLKAKLSESLKQRHHSAEMEPTEGGDGILIREIESLKVKLQELESDCQELTDENFELLLKLKEMKNCCTEEGASFTTSRFEVSNHESQIHDLEEKMKKKILKEIEIDYNLSIQELENVKFKLEDQVNELSKEMAEKREVIERLENGLLLKEEEIGNLQIHQRELEDKLSVLQEEKDQLEEKVEIVSRESDIATKCLNELRKDVTVLSKSVDTHVSANKILRRKSSELESGKHELEIHLSELQQENGELSTCISGLEAQKRNLTDERESMEQELESSKSNAVNLQDEITRLRNDMETQKMDVKQKLEEMDSQWSEAQEELEHLRNANPKLQATAESLMEECRSFQNSNEELQVQKLELQGHCNHLEMKLRESQRNFADCSKRVNVLQENIHSLLEDSASKERSLTSELDALLKENDKQNKKVGVLNQMYLEKMVQVENLQQEIGDLTKKLSATQDERERISSDAEHEASGLRAIIAKLESELSTTQIESKQKIEGLMDKLASSNQNQEMLKTDNGKMVKLLENYKSCDDKFKTTLNGLELKLTVSEYERQQLMEESTNLKTELLKFGTLQDEVLALKNELNAIKSEKEKLETLMSPKSEECKELKKEKKFFIEKITDLQKAVSELEECKQDRFDLEQKLQQVESDLIAKEALCEQDAELKNELSHIKRTNKQLQQQIQQLEEEKEKCTRRAQSLEEELILMKEKQRSLRESRSINSSSNQHQKEGDNPSKIQLLEDEQSKAIEANKAYKVQVKRSFIKVVIYAGSTSEGWKSHTGTPRKSKAEGEFVPK; from the exons ATGTTCAGGTTGCACAAGACTAGGCCTGCAAAATCAGGGgagagatttgatttcaagttttATCAGTTTAAAGCACTTCAG GTGCCAAAAGGATGGGACAAGTTATTTGTATCCATAATCTCAGTAGAGACTGGAAAAACTATTGCGAAATCCAGTAAAGCAGCTGTGAGAAATGGCACTTGCCAATGGACAGAAACTGTGTCAGAGTCTATTTGGGTTTCACAAGATGGCCAGCCTTCAAACGAGCTTGAAGATTGCCCCTACAAGCTTGTGGTTGCCATG GGATCGGCTAGATCTGGCATTCTTGGGGAGACAGTTGTGAACATGGCAACATATATGAGTTCAAGTGATTCTGTTCAGCTTTCATTCCCATTGAAAAAGTGCAATCATGGAACCGTTTTGCAA CTCAAGATTCAATGCCTGACACCAAGGATAAATCTTAG GGATGATGAATCAAAAGAAACAAATTCCAATAAAGAAGATCGTACTGCAGAATCTCAGGATGCAGAAATCAAGTCAGAGGAGTCTGATAATACATTTGCAAAGAGTGCAAGATCTTGCTCTAGCAGAGATTTGGGCTCCATCACACATCAAGAAGATCACGAAATAAAG ggaggaggaggaggaggactccaggatactagtttgtcTAGTTCAGGATCGCATCACAGCTATAACTCAGCAGAGAGTTCTATGGGAAGAGGCGGTTTTTCCCCTTCAAACAACATGAGTGTTGATGAGCACAACCTCATTGCAAGGCAGGACTCAACTAGCTCCCAAAATAGTGTACCTCCAGGCAGTTCTAATGCTGATAATGCCTCTCAGTCAGATAATTCTTCATTTAACTCACGGATTACGCATTCAGAAAACCTTTCTCAGGATGACCTTCAAGAGTTGGTTGCACCATCTATGAAAATTTCAGGTTCATCTAAAAGCCTACTGGAAGCTGCAGAAGATACGATCGAAAACCTTCACACTGAAGCAAAGATGTGGGAGAGGAATGCCAGGAAGCTGATGCTTGATTTAGAGATATTGAGGAAAGAATACTCAGAACAGTCCAGTAACCAAGTAAATTTGGAGATAGAGCTGTCAGCAGCGTGTACAGAACGTGAGGGGTTGCAAAAGGAAGTTGAAAAGCTAAAACTATTGTTGGAGAAGTCAACAGTGAAATCAGCAGCCTTGGAGGATTCAACACTTCAAGATAGAGGGGCAACCCATGTTTTAAAGGAGTTAGAAAATGAGATTAAGTTTCAGAAAGAATCTAATGCCAATCTCACTTTGCAGTTGAATAGGAGTCAAGAGTCAAATGTTGAGCTTGTTTCAGTGCTTCAGGAGCTGGAAGAGACTATAGAAAAGCAGAAAGCTGAAATAGAGAAGCTGTCAACTATACAATCAAAATTCAGTGATATGGAGAATTCTATTCAGGTGAATGTGCAGAAGAACCAGGACTTGGTTTTCCAGGTACAACAATTGCAGGAATCAGAGAAGAATTTGCAAGATAAGGTGCAGGAACTGGAAATGGCACTGGAGGGAAAAACACAAAATTCAGATAATGGGAGTTCAAATCATCTAACCCTTCTGGATATTGAGACAGAATATAAATCCAAGCTATCTgctaaagaaaaagaaataatcaGTTTGAAGGCAAAGTTATCTGAATCTCTGAAACAAAGGCATCATTCGGCAGAAATGGAACCCACTGAAGGAGGTGATGGAATTCTTATCAGAGAGATTGAATCACTGAAAGTTAAACTGCAGGAGCTAGAAAGCGATTGCCAGGAGCTAACAGATGAAAACTTTGAGCTATTGCTCAAGCTTAAGGAAATGAAGAACTGCTGCACAGAAGAAGGTGCATCTTTTACCACTTCCAGGTTCGAAGTGAGTAATCATGAATCCCAAATTCATGATCTTGaagagaagatgaagaagaaaattctCAAGGAGATTGAAATTGATTACAATCTTTCAATTCAAGAACTTGAGAATGTCAAATTCAAGCTGGAAGATCAAGTTAATGAACTGAGTAAGGAAATGGCTGAAAAAAGAGAGGTGATAGAAAGACTTGAAAATGGTTTGCTtttgaaagaagaagagattgggAACCTTCAAATACATCAAAGAGAATTGGAAGACAAGCTTTCTGTTCTTCAAGAAGAAAAGGACCAACTAGAGGAAAAAGTAGAAATTGTTAGTAGAGAAAGTGATATTGCTACGAAATGCCTAAATGAATTGCGAAAGGATGTAACGGTGCTCAGCAAAAGTGTAGATACTCATGTTTCTGCCAACAAAATTCTACGGAGGAAATCTTCAGAGCTAGAAAGTGGCAAGCATGAATTGGAGATTCATCTATCAGAGCTACAGCAGGAAAATGGAGAGTTGTCAACTTGCATATCAGGCTTGGAAGCTCAAAAAAGGAACTTGACAGATGAGAGGGAGTCAATGGAACAAGAGCTAGAGAGTTCCAAATCCAATGCTGTCAATCTTCAAGATGAGATCACGCGATTGAGAAATGATATGGAGACTCAAAAGATGGATGTGAAACAAAAGCTAGAAGAGATGGACAGTCAATGGTCAGAAGCTCAAGAAGAGCTCGAACATCTGAGAAATGCTAATCCAAAGTTACAAGCTACTGCTGAGAGTCTTATGGAAGAATGCAGGTCATTTCAGAATTCTAACGAAGAGTTGCAAGTGCAGAAACTAGAGCTGCAAGGGCATTGTAACCATCTGGAGATGAAATTGAGGGAATCACAAAGAAATTTTGCTGATTGCTCCAAAAGAGTGAATGTTTTGCAAGAAAATATTCATTCATTGCTGGAAGATAGTGCCTCAAAAGAAAGAAGCCTAACTTCAGAACTGGATGCACTGCTTAAGGAAAATGACAAACAGAATAAGAAAGTTGGTGTACTAAATCAGATGTATTTGGAGAAGATGGTTCAAGTTGAGAATCTTCAACAAGAGATTGGAGACCTTACCAAGAAACTTTCTGCAACTCAAGATGAAAGAGAGAGGATTTCTTCTGATGCTGAGCATGAAGCATCTGGTTTACGTGCAATTATAGCTAAGCTAGAATCAGAACTCAGTACCACACAGATAGAATCCAAGCAGAAGATTGAAGGCTTGATGGACAAGCTTGCTTCCTCCAATCAAAACCAAGAAATGCTGAAGACTGATAATGGAAAAATGGTGAAGTTGTTGGAAAATTACAAATCATGTGATGACAAATTTAAGACTACTCTTAATGGTCTAGAACTAAAGCTTACAGTTTCTGAGTATGAGAGGCAACAACTCATGGAAGAATCTACAAATTTGAAGACTGAGTTGCTGAAATTTGGAACTCTTCAGGATGAAGTTTTGGCGCTAAAGAATGAATTGAATGCAATCAAGTCTGAGAAAGAGAAACTAGAAACTTTGATGAGTCCAAAATCTGAAGAATGCAAAGAgttgaagaaagagaaaaaattttTCATTGAGAAGATCACTGACTTGCAGAAGGCTGTTTCTGAATTAGAAGAATGCAAACAAGATAGATTTGACTTAGAACAAAAGCTTCAACAAGTGGAGAGTGACCTAATTGCAAAAGAGGCTTTATGTGAACAGGATGCAGAACTTAAAAATGAGCTCAGCCATATCAAGAGAACAAACAAGCAACTTCAACAGCAGATACAACAACttgaggaagagaaagaaaagtgCACAAGAAGAGCTCAATCCCTTGAAGAAGAGTTGATATTGATGAAGGAAAAACAACGTAGTTTGAGGGAGTCGAGAAGTATAAATTCTTCCAGTAATCAACATCAAAAAGAA GGTGATAATCCCTCCAAAATTCAGTTGCTTGAGGATGAACAGTCCAAGGCTATAGAAGCAAACAAGGCATATAAAGTTCAGGTTAAAAG ATCATTCATTAAGGTGGTCATCTATGCAGG GTCGACCTCTGAGGGATGGAAAAGTCACACAGGAACTCCAAGAAAATCAAAAGCAGAAGGTGAATTTGTGCCAAAATAA
- the LOC110662676 gene encoding uncharacterized protein LOC110662676 isoform X2, translated as MFRLHKTRPAKSGERFDFKFYQFKALQVPKGWDKLFVSIISVETGKTIAKSSKAAVRNGTCQWTETVSESIWVSQDGQPSNELEDCPYKLVVAMGSARSGILGETVVNMATYMSSSDSVQLSFPLKKCNHGTVLQLKIQCLTPRINLRDDESKETNSNKEDRTAESQDAEIKSEESDNTFAKSARSCSSRDLGSITHQEDHEIKGGGGGGLQDTSLSSSGSHHSYNSAESSMGRGGFSPSNNMSVDEHNLIARQDSTSSQNSVPPGSSNADNASQSDNSSFNSRITHSENLSQDDLQELVAPSMKISGSSKSLLEAAEDTIENLHTEAKMWERNARKLMLDLEILRKEYSEQSSNQVNLEIELSAACTEREGLQKEVEKLKLLLEKSTVKSAALEDSTLQDRGATHVLKELENEIKFQKESNANLTLQLNRSQESNVELVSVLQELEETIEKQKAEIEKLSTIQSKFSDMENSIQVNVQKNQDLVFQVQQLQESEKNLQDKVQELEMALEGKTQNSDNGSSNHLTLLDIETEYKSKLSAKEKEIISLKAKLSESLKQRHHSAEMEPTEGGDGILIREIESLKVKLQELESDCQELTDENFELLLKLKEMKNCCTEEGASFTTSRFEVSNHESQIHDLEEKMKKKILKEIEIDYNLSIQELENVKFKLEDQVNELSKEMAEKREVIERLENGLLLKEEEIGNLQIHQRELEDKLSVLQEEKDQLEEKVEIVSRESDIATKCLNELRKDVTVLSKSVDTHVSANKILRRKSSELESGKHELEIHLSELQQENGELSTCISGLEAQKRNLTDERESMEQELESSKSNAVNLQDEITRLRNDMETQKMDVKQKLEEMDSQWSEAQEELEHLRNANPKLQATAESLMEECRSFQNSNEELQVQKLELQGHCNHLEMKLRESQRNFADCSKRVNVLQENIHSLLEDSASKERSLTSELDALLKENDKQNKKVGVLNQMYLEKMVQVENLQQEIGDLTKKLSATQDERERISSDAEHEASGLRAIIAKLESELSTTQIESKQKIEGLMDKLASSNQNQEMLKTDNGKMVKLLENYKSCDDKFKTTLNGLELKLTVSEYERQQLMEESTNLKTELLKFGTLQDEVLALKNELNAIKSEKEKLETLMSPKSEECKELKKEKKFFIEKITDLQKAVSELEECKQDRFDLEQKLQQVESDLIAKEALCEQDAELKNELSHIKRTNKQLQQQIQQLEEEKEKCTRRAQSLEEELILMKEKQRSLRESRSINSSSNQHQKEGDNPSKIQLLEDEQSKAIEANKAYKVQVKRSTSEGWKSHTGTPRKSKAEGEFVPK; from the exons ATGTTCAGGTTGCACAAGACTAGGCCTGCAAAATCAGGGgagagatttgatttcaagttttATCAGTTTAAAGCACTTCAG GTGCCAAAAGGATGGGACAAGTTATTTGTATCCATAATCTCAGTAGAGACTGGAAAAACTATTGCGAAATCCAGTAAAGCAGCTGTGAGAAATGGCACTTGCCAATGGACAGAAACTGTGTCAGAGTCTATTTGGGTTTCACAAGATGGCCAGCCTTCAAACGAGCTTGAAGATTGCCCCTACAAGCTTGTGGTTGCCATG GGATCGGCTAGATCTGGCATTCTTGGGGAGACAGTTGTGAACATGGCAACATATATGAGTTCAAGTGATTCTGTTCAGCTTTCATTCCCATTGAAAAAGTGCAATCATGGAACCGTTTTGCAA CTCAAGATTCAATGCCTGACACCAAGGATAAATCTTAG GGATGATGAATCAAAAGAAACAAATTCCAATAAAGAAGATCGTACTGCAGAATCTCAGGATGCAGAAATCAAGTCAGAGGAGTCTGATAATACATTTGCAAAGAGTGCAAGATCTTGCTCTAGCAGAGATTTGGGCTCCATCACACATCAAGAAGATCACGAAATAAAG ggaggaggaggaggaggactccaggatactagtttgtcTAGTTCAGGATCGCATCACAGCTATAACTCAGCAGAGAGTTCTATGGGAAGAGGCGGTTTTTCCCCTTCAAACAACATGAGTGTTGATGAGCACAACCTCATTGCAAGGCAGGACTCAACTAGCTCCCAAAATAGTGTACCTCCAGGCAGTTCTAATGCTGATAATGCCTCTCAGTCAGATAATTCTTCATTTAACTCACGGATTACGCATTCAGAAAACCTTTCTCAGGATGACCTTCAAGAGTTGGTTGCACCATCTATGAAAATTTCAGGTTCATCTAAAAGCCTACTGGAAGCTGCAGAAGATACGATCGAAAACCTTCACACTGAAGCAAAGATGTGGGAGAGGAATGCCAGGAAGCTGATGCTTGATTTAGAGATATTGAGGAAAGAATACTCAGAACAGTCCAGTAACCAAGTAAATTTGGAGATAGAGCTGTCAGCAGCGTGTACAGAACGTGAGGGGTTGCAAAAGGAAGTTGAAAAGCTAAAACTATTGTTGGAGAAGTCAACAGTGAAATCAGCAGCCTTGGAGGATTCAACACTTCAAGATAGAGGGGCAACCCATGTTTTAAAGGAGTTAGAAAATGAGATTAAGTTTCAGAAAGAATCTAATGCCAATCTCACTTTGCAGTTGAATAGGAGTCAAGAGTCAAATGTTGAGCTTGTTTCAGTGCTTCAGGAGCTGGAAGAGACTATAGAAAAGCAGAAAGCTGAAATAGAGAAGCTGTCAACTATACAATCAAAATTCAGTGATATGGAGAATTCTATTCAGGTGAATGTGCAGAAGAACCAGGACTTGGTTTTCCAGGTACAACAATTGCAGGAATCAGAGAAGAATTTGCAAGATAAGGTGCAGGAACTGGAAATGGCACTGGAGGGAAAAACACAAAATTCAGATAATGGGAGTTCAAATCATCTAACCCTTCTGGATATTGAGACAGAATATAAATCCAAGCTATCTgctaaagaaaaagaaataatcaGTTTGAAGGCAAAGTTATCTGAATCTCTGAAACAAAGGCATCATTCGGCAGAAATGGAACCCACTGAAGGAGGTGATGGAATTCTTATCAGAGAGATTGAATCACTGAAAGTTAAACTGCAGGAGCTAGAAAGCGATTGCCAGGAGCTAACAGATGAAAACTTTGAGCTATTGCTCAAGCTTAAGGAAATGAAGAACTGCTGCACAGAAGAAGGTGCATCTTTTACCACTTCCAGGTTCGAAGTGAGTAATCATGAATCCCAAATTCATGATCTTGaagagaagatgaagaagaaaattctCAAGGAGATTGAAATTGATTACAATCTTTCAATTCAAGAACTTGAGAATGTCAAATTCAAGCTGGAAGATCAAGTTAATGAACTGAGTAAGGAAATGGCTGAAAAAAGAGAGGTGATAGAAAGACTTGAAAATGGTTTGCTtttgaaagaagaagagattgggAACCTTCAAATACATCAAAGAGAATTGGAAGACAAGCTTTCTGTTCTTCAAGAAGAAAAGGACCAACTAGAGGAAAAAGTAGAAATTGTTAGTAGAGAAAGTGATATTGCTACGAAATGCCTAAATGAATTGCGAAAGGATGTAACGGTGCTCAGCAAAAGTGTAGATACTCATGTTTCTGCCAACAAAATTCTACGGAGGAAATCTTCAGAGCTAGAAAGTGGCAAGCATGAATTGGAGATTCATCTATCAGAGCTACAGCAGGAAAATGGAGAGTTGTCAACTTGCATATCAGGCTTGGAAGCTCAAAAAAGGAACTTGACAGATGAGAGGGAGTCAATGGAACAAGAGCTAGAGAGTTCCAAATCCAATGCTGTCAATCTTCAAGATGAGATCACGCGATTGAGAAATGATATGGAGACTCAAAAGATGGATGTGAAACAAAAGCTAGAAGAGATGGACAGTCAATGGTCAGAAGCTCAAGAAGAGCTCGAACATCTGAGAAATGCTAATCCAAAGTTACAAGCTACTGCTGAGAGTCTTATGGAAGAATGCAGGTCATTTCAGAATTCTAACGAAGAGTTGCAAGTGCAGAAACTAGAGCTGCAAGGGCATTGTAACCATCTGGAGATGAAATTGAGGGAATCACAAAGAAATTTTGCTGATTGCTCCAAAAGAGTGAATGTTTTGCAAGAAAATATTCATTCATTGCTGGAAGATAGTGCCTCAAAAGAAAGAAGCCTAACTTCAGAACTGGATGCACTGCTTAAGGAAAATGACAAACAGAATAAGAAAGTTGGTGTACTAAATCAGATGTATTTGGAGAAGATGGTTCAAGTTGAGAATCTTCAACAAGAGATTGGAGACCTTACCAAGAAACTTTCTGCAACTCAAGATGAAAGAGAGAGGATTTCTTCTGATGCTGAGCATGAAGCATCTGGTTTACGTGCAATTATAGCTAAGCTAGAATCAGAACTCAGTACCACACAGATAGAATCCAAGCAGAAGATTGAAGGCTTGATGGACAAGCTTGCTTCCTCCAATCAAAACCAAGAAATGCTGAAGACTGATAATGGAAAAATGGTGAAGTTGTTGGAAAATTACAAATCATGTGATGACAAATTTAAGACTACTCTTAATGGTCTAGAACTAAAGCTTACAGTTTCTGAGTATGAGAGGCAACAACTCATGGAAGAATCTACAAATTTGAAGACTGAGTTGCTGAAATTTGGAACTCTTCAGGATGAAGTTTTGGCGCTAAAGAATGAATTGAATGCAATCAAGTCTGAGAAAGAGAAACTAGAAACTTTGATGAGTCCAAAATCTGAAGAATGCAAAGAgttgaagaaagagaaaaaattttTCATTGAGAAGATCACTGACTTGCAGAAGGCTGTTTCTGAATTAGAAGAATGCAAACAAGATAGATTTGACTTAGAACAAAAGCTTCAACAAGTGGAGAGTGACCTAATTGCAAAAGAGGCTTTATGTGAACAGGATGCAGAACTTAAAAATGAGCTCAGCCATATCAAGAGAACAAACAAGCAACTTCAACAGCAGATACAACAACttgaggaagagaaagaaaagtgCACAAGAAGAGCTCAATCCCTTGAAGAAGAGTTGATATTGATGAAGGAAAAACAACGTAGTTTGAGGGAGTCGAGAAGTATAAATTCTTCCAGTAATCAACATCAAAAAGAA GGTGATAATCCCTCCAAAATTCAGTTGCTTGAGGATGAACAGTCCAAGGCTATAGAAGCAAACAAGGCATATAAAGTTCAGGTTAAAAG GTCGACCTCTGAGGGATGGAAAAGTCACACAGGAACTCCAAGAAAATCAAAAGCAGAAGGTGAATTTGTGCCAAAATAA